A stretch of Desulfotalea psychrophila LSv54 DNA encodes these proteins:
- a CDS encoding TRAP transporter large permease, translated as MDFTIISIFVSLAIFLLASVPIGIAIGMSVIVGMTFGDMLPYEFLIQKMVTSLDVFPLMAVPFFIMAGEVMQKGSMAQRLLNVSRALVGHLTGGMAHISILTSMFYGSLSGSAPATVAAVGGIMIPAMEKENYSKSFATAVNTAAGCLGVIIPPSVPLIIYGTTAGVSVGDLFIAGVIPGLFIGLALMLCSYVLAKKYGFTGSAQQATIGEILTAVLASLPALMVPIIVLGGIYGGFTTPTEAGVIAVVYALVVEGLFLRTLSVSKVVEVFKSTALTTASIFLVVATATALGQILLFYNLPNQLVEILSNISDNRYVLIAIILLFLIVMGTFMDALANILILTPLLLPIVKMLGFDPIHFGIIMIVTSSMGFLTPPVGVNLFVGCSISKLSIERLSVAVMPFLFTMVIALLILTFVPQITLWLPSL; from the coding sequence ATGGACTTCACTATAATATCTATCTTTGTTTCATTAGCAATATTTCTCCTTGCCAGCGTACCCATCGGCATTGCTATTGGTATGAGTGTCATTGTGGGCATGACCTTTGGCGATATGCTGCCCTATGAATTTTTGATTCAAAAGATGGTGACATCATTAGATGTGTTTCCTCTTATGGCGGTACCTTTTTTCATAATGGCAGGCGAAGTTATGCAAAAGGGAAGCATGGCGCAACGATTACTGAATGTGTCTCGCGCATTGGTAGGACATTTAACAGGTGGTATGGCTCATATCTCCATACTGACAAGCATGTTTTACGGTTCTCTTTCTGGATCAGCCCCTGCAACGGTTGCGGCCGTCGGTGGAATTATGATTCCGGCGATGGAAAAGGAGAATTATAGCAAATCTTTTGCCACGGCCGTTAATACGGCGGCTGGCTGTTTGGGGGTTATTATTCCTCCAAGTGTGCCACTTATTATTTACGGTACAACAGCAGGTGTTTCTGTTGGTGATCTTTTTATTGCAGGCGTTATTCCGGGCTTGTTTATTGGTCTTGCCCTGATGCTCTGTAGCTATGTTTTAGCAAAAAAATATGGTTTTACAGGTTCTGCGCAGCAGGCAACTATTGGTGAGATTTTAACGGCGGTTTTAGCCTCTCTTCCCGCCCTGATGGTTCCTATTATTGTTTTGGGCGGAATTTATGGTGGTTTTACGACACCTACGGAAGCTGGTGTTATTGCGGTTGTTTACGCACTTGTTGTTGAAGGCCTTTTCCTGCGGACCTTAAGTGTGAGCAAAGTTGTGGAGGTTTTCAAATCTACGGCGCTGACAACAGCCTCTATTTTTCTTGTTGTTGCAACGGCGACAGCCCTTGGGCAAATTTTACTTTTTTATAACCTTCCTAACCAATTAGTAGAAATATTGAGTAATATTTCAGACAATAGATATGTTCTTATTGCGATAATACTCTTGTTTTTGATTGTGATGGGAACCTTTATGGATGCCCTGGCGAATATTTTAATCCTTACGCCACTGTTATTACCTATTGTTAAGATGCTGGGCTTTGATCCGATACATTTTGGTATTATCATGATTGTTACCTCCTCGATGGGTTTTCTTACTCCACCTGTTGGAGTAAATCTCTTTGTTGGCTGTAGTATCTCTAAATTGTCAATTGAACGTCTCAGTGTTGCCGTTATGCCATTTCTTTTCACCATGGTTATTGCATTGCTTATTTTGACTTTTGTGCCACAAATAACCCTATGGCTTCCTAGTCTGTAG
- a CDS encoding TRAP transporter substrate-binding protein encodes MNFFKKLVATAVLSLCFGVTGAVAGPTVIKLAHPNLPQHPMGQAFIKFKALVEERTNGEFRVDIFDSSKFGNFDSVVQGLQLNMLQMGSAATPNLSPFSDEFLIFDLPFLFPSYEAADKITDGPIGMNATKALEPSGIIGLGYIEIGFRNLWNNKRAVTTLEDAKGLKIRSTPSKAHIGTLKALGMNPTPISWGEVYTALQQKTVDGIDIDLNLAWHNNFPEVNNHLTIVNSLYSPHLVMISKRFLDSLNPENREIILSSFQEAKLYERKLIRDGEAEILAQLEGKGVTVTTLSPEERQRWAEKTAVVYEQFQDRIGKDLIEQARATMAVK; translated from the coding sequence ATGAATTTTTTCAAAAAGCTCGTAGCAACTGCTGTACTTAGTCTATGTTTTGGTGTCACAGGCGCTGTTGCCGGCCCCACGGTTATTAAACTCGCGCATCCCAATTTACCCCAGCATCCCATGGGGCAAGCATTCATTAAGTTTAAAGCCCTGGTAGAAGAGAGAACAAACGGTGAGTTTCGAGTAGATATTTTCGATAGCTCCAAGTTTGGTAATTTCGATAGTGTTGTTCAAGGATTACAGCTTAATATGCTCCAGATGGGGTCAGCTGCAACACCAAATCTTTCACCTTTTTCCGATGAATTCCTTATCTTTGATCTTCCCTTTCTTTTCCCAAGTTATGAGGCGGCAGATAAGATCACCGATGGCCCCATCGGTATGAATGCAACCAAGGCGCTGGAACCAAGTGGTATTATCGGTCTTGGCTATATCGAGATTGGTTTTCGTAATCTTTGGAATAACAAGCGTGCTGTGACAACCCTTGAAGATGCAAAAGGCTTGAAAATTCGCTCTACTCCTTCTAAGGCCCACATCGGGACTCTTAAGGCCCTTGGTATGAATCCAACTCCAATTTCATGGGGTGAGGTTTATACTGCCCTGCAACAAAAGACTGTTGATGGAATTGATATTGATTTGAACCTTGCGTGGCATAATAACTTCCCAGAAGTTAACAACCATTTGACTATCGTGAACAGCCTGTATAGTCCTCATCTCGTGATGATCTCTAAACGCTTTCTTGATAGCTTAAACCCTGAAAACAGAGAGATTATTCTCTCTAGCTTTCAAGAGGCGAAGTTGTATGAGCGTAAGTTGATTCGTGATGGCGAAGCAGAAATTCTTGCTCAGCTTGAAGGGAAGGGCGTGACCGTAACTACTCTTTCTCCCGAAGAACGTCAGCGTTGGGCAGAGAAGACTGCAGTTGTTTATGAGCAGTTTCAGGATCGCATTGGTAAAGACCTCATCGAACAGGCAAGAGCCACCATGGCTGTAAAGTAG
- a CDS encoding TRAP transporter small permease, which produces MGIIPKSKIPNIEMLISSGALVVMTVITVVQVFNRYVLQNSLDWSEELARYLFIWAVYVGCSYAVYKDRHLEVTILRTICNGKFARSLTLLSLTLNLLFCIFVTVVGIKFVLFLASTGQKTPALEISAYWVYLSMPFGFGMMGLRVIERIWWIMTGKIDPTAVDIIKE; this is translated from the coding sequence ATGGGAATAATACCAAAATCCAAAATACCTAATATTGAAATGCTGATTTCTTCTGGTGCTCTGGTGGTAATGACAGTTATTACCGTTGTCCAGGTTTTCAATCGATATGTGTTGCAAAATTCACTTGATTGGTCGGAAGAACTTGCTCGTTATCTTTTTATTTGGGCAGTGTATGTTGGTTGTAGTTATGCTGTCTATAAAGATAGGCATCTTGAAGTAACGATTCTTCGAACAATTTGTAACGGGAAGTTCGCTCGATCCTTAACACTCCTTTCTCTCACTCTCAATCTATTATTTTGTATCTTTGTTACAGTCGTTGGAATTAAGTTTGTTTTATTTCTTGCAAGCACAGGACAAAAGACCCCTGCTTTGGAAATTAGCGCTTACTGGGTATATCTTTCCATGCCTTTCGGTTTTGGTATGATGGGCCTAAGAGTAATTGAGAGAATCTGGTGGATCATGACGGGTAAGATTGATCCTACAGCTGTAGACATAATCAAGGAGTAG
- a CDS encoding 3'-5' exonuclease, translated as MAKEILIIDIETTNFLKEGGSIVEVGMVALDLESGVTKIIFDSLCREKILTGRHREPPFGWIFKNSDLTVEEVREAPDFDSLRAEIQSIINAYPLGATAYNRSFDFDFLESRSLSFPKKLPCPMLLCTDICKIPSPYRYKDYKWPKVEEAWDYFFPDHPYDEKHRGADDALHEAKIVYELYKQGQFVV; from the coding sequence ATGGCTAAAGAGATTTTGATCATAGATATCGAAACTACCAATTTTCTTAAGGAAGGTGGGAGTATTGTTGAGGTAGGGATGGTTGCCCTTGATCTGGAGAGTGGGGTAACGAAAATTATTTTTGATTCTCTCTGCCGGGAAAAGATACTGACGGGAAGACATCGGGAGCCACCCTTTGGTTGGATCTTTAAAAATTCGGATCTGACTGTTGAAGAGGTCCGAGAGGCCCCGGATTTTGATTCTTTGCGGGCAGAGATCCAGTCGATTATTAATGCCTACCCTCTTGGCGCTACTGCCTATAATCGAAGCTTTGATTTTGATTTTCTCGAAAGCCGGAGCCTCTCTTTTCCGAAAAAACTTCCATGTCCCATGTTGCTCTGTACTGATATCTGTAAAATACCAAGTCCCTATCGTTATAAAGATTATAAATGGCCTAAGGTAGAAGAGGCTTGGGATTATTTTTTTCCTGATCACCCTTATGACGAAAAGCACCGGGGGGCAGACGACGCCCTGCATGAGGCAAAGATTGTTTATGAGCTGTATAAACAGGGGCAATTTGTGGTGTAA
- a CDS encoding sulfite exporter TauE/SafE family protein has product MLSLTLTASLIYFFSGFIQGLTGFGNALIAVPLLLLYMPLQPAVVTTVLMSVVMNIQLAFKYKKYVDWQITRPLILAMPLGVALGSYFLGSVSPEILEQLLALFLLAYVVYSSSGRGKSFELKSPIWKYLVGIGGGLTTSIFAAAGPFLIVYLNLIGCKRDTFKGILAICFVFVTSVTAMSYLFTGLVTTTVLSLAAVCLPVQLFGAWAGASLSKFVSDRYFKVIVMLLLCAMGLSIFIRIHLSAMSQFLGLS; this is encoded by the coding sequence ATGCTCTCCCTTACACTTACCGCCTCTTTAATATATTTTTTCTCCGGCTTCATTCAGGGGCTTACCGGTTTTGGTAATGCCCTTATTGCAGTTCCCCTTCTCCTATTATATATGCCACTACAGCCCGCTGTTGTAACGACAGTTCTTATGAGTGTCGTCATGAATATACAGCTGGCCTTTAAATATAAAAAATATGTGGATTGGCAGATAACAAGGCCACTTATTCTGGCCATGCCCCTTGGTGTTGCTTTGGGATCCTATTTTTTAGGATCTGTTAGCCCGGAAATACTGGAGCAACTGCTTGCGCTTTTTTTGCTGGCTTATGTGGTTTATAGTAGTAGCGGCAGGGGGAAGAGCTTTGAGCTTAAGTCGCCTATTTGGAAGTATTTGGTCGGGATTGGCGGGGGACTTACCACCTCAATTTTTGCTGCAGCCGGTCCATTTCTTATTGTCTATCTCAATCTCATAGGATGTAAAAGAGATACCTTTAAGGGAATTCTGGCCATCTGTTTTGTGTTTGTAACCTCTGTGACAGCAATGTCTTATCTCTTCACAGGGCTTGTTACAACGACGGTTCTGTCTCTTGCCGCAGTCTGTTTACCTGTCCAGCTATTTGGTGCCTGGGCCGGGGCAAGTTTGTCTAAATTTGTATCAGACAGATATTTTAAAGTCATTGTTATGCTTCTTTTGTGTGCCATGGGGCTCTCGATATTTATCCGCATACACCTCTCCGCAATGAGCCAATTTCTTGGCTTGAGCTAG
- the cuyA gene encoding D-cysteate sulfo-lyase, whose product MNLTQFPRRNYLQGPTPIEAAPRFSKALGGKVNVFIKRDDLLPGCAGGNKTRKLDFCIADAIEKGADTIITCGAVQSNHCRLTLSWAVKEEMDCHLILEERVPGSYKKDGSGNNFLFNLMGVKSTQVVSGGSDMMGEMEKLAKELEAQGKKPYIIPGGASNAIGATGYVACAQEIQQQLFEQNINITDIVVPSGSAGTHAGVAVGMYGINSGITVSGINVSKPKAVQEENVYKLAKETAKRVGVRGEFPRDEITCFDGYVGAGYSLPTDSMVEAVKLLARTEAILLDPVYSGKVMAGMIDLIRNDYFAPGANVLFLHTGGSPALYAYTDTFK is encoded by the coding sequence ATGAATCTCACACAATTCCCAAGAAGAAATTATCTCCAAGGACCTACTCCTATTGAAGCTGCACCAAGGTTTTCTAAGGCCCTGGGTGGTAAGGTAAATGTTTTTATTAAGCGTGATGATCTGTTGCCTGGTTGTGCTGGTGGTAATAAGACTAGAAAATTAGATTTTTGTATTGCTGATGCGATAGAGAAGGGCGCTGATACGATTATTACCTGTGGTGCTGTTCAGTCTAATCACTGCCGTTTGACCCTTTCTTGGGCAGTTAAGGAAGAGATGGATTGTCATCTTATACTTGAAGAGCGTGTTCCTGGAAGCTATAAAAAAGATGGTTCCGGTAACAACTTTCTTTTCAATCTGATGGGCGTAAAGAGCACTCAGGTTGTTTCTGGTGGTTCCGATATGATGGGTGAGATGGAAAAGCTTGCCAAGGAGCTTGAGGCTCAGGGCAAAAAACCTTATATCATTCCAGGCGGAGCCTCTAATGCTATTGGAGCAACCGGTTATGTTGCCTGTGCCCAGGAAATTCAGCAACAGCTTTTTGAGCAAAACATTAATATAACTGATATAGTTGTCCCGAGTGGTAGTGCCGGTACCCATGCTGGTGTTGCCGTTGGTATGTACGGAATTAATTCGGGTATTACAGTAAGTGGTATCAATGTAAGTAAGCCTAAGGCTGTCCAGGAAGAGAATGTTTATAAATTGGCCAAGGAAACTGCAAAAAGAGTAGGTGTCCGCGGAGAGTTTCCACGCGATGAGATAACCTGTTTTGATGGCTATGTCGGTGCAGGGTATTCGTTGCCCACCGATTCAATGGTTGAGGCTGTAAAGCTTCTTGCTCGAACTGAGGCAATCCTGCTTGATCCTGTTTATTCCGGCAAGGTTATGGCTGGTATGATCGACCTTATTCGAAACGATTATTTTGCCCCGGGGGCAAATGTTTTATTTCTGCATACCGGTGGATCTCCCGCCCTCTATGCATATACCGACACGTTTAAGTAA
- a CDS encoding phosphoribosyltransferase family protein yields MQEIYKLEVAGLSRELPIVPISETLAIASFVIMGDTEMVSAVSPVLAEKLPEFDILVTAEAKGIPLICEMARILGLARYCVARKSVKGYMLDPVIDEVQSITTAHRQILCLDGKDAAAIKGKRVVLVDDVISTGGSLVALESLVNSVGGTIVAKAAILAEGDAIGREDIIYLQELPLFPIEG; encoded by the coding sequence ATGCAGGAAATATATAAACTAGAAGTGGCAGGGCTTAGCCGTGAATTGCCTATTGTTCCCATAAGTGAAACGCTTGCCATTGCAAGTTTTGTTATTATGGGTGATACAGAGATGGTTTCTGCTGTATCCCCCGTGCTTGCTGAGAAGTTGCCGGAATTTGATATTCTTGTTACAGCAGAGGCTAAGGGCATCCCCCTTATCTGTGAGATGGCCAGAATCCTTGGCTTGGCCAGATACTGTGTGGCACGAAAAAGTGTAAAAGGCTATATGCTCGATCCTGTGATAGATGAGGTCCAGTCTATCACCACGGCTCATCGTCAAATTCTCTGTCTCGATGGCAAGGATGCGGCTGCCATAAAGGGGAAACGGGTTGTTTTGGTAGACGATGTTATTAGCACTGGCGGCTCTCTTGTCGCCTTGGAAAGCCTGGTAAATTCGGTTGGCGGAACCATTGTTGCCAAGGCTGCTATCCTGGCTGAGGGAGATGCCATTGGTCGAGAGGATATTATTTATCTTCAGGAGTTGCCTCTCTTTCCCATAGAGGGATAG
- a CDS encoding Rid family detoxifying hydrolase: MIEKKIIETEAAPAAVAAYSQAVQAGNLLFTSGQLPLDPSSGKIVTGDIFAQAHQAIKNLIAIVEAAGSSINDVIKVTVYLADIKDSAAVNEVYTHYFFQPYPARSAFQVAALPLAAGLEIEAIVIVK, translated from the coding sequence ATGATTGAAAAAAAGATTATTGAGACAGAGGCTGCTCCAGCAGCAGTAGCAGCGTATTCACAGGCTGTGCAAGCGGGGAATTTATTATTTACCTCAGGGCAGTTACCCCTTGATCCTTCATCGGGGAAAATAGTTACCGGGGATATTTTTGCCCAGGCTCATCAGGCGATAAAAAACCTTATTGCCATTGTTGAAGCTGCAGGAAGTAGCATCAATGATGTCATAAAAGTAACTGTTTATCTTGCAGACATTAAAGATTCTGCAGCAGTGAACGAAGTCTATACCCACTATTTTTTTCAGCCCTATCCAGCTCGTAGTGCCTTTCAAGTAGCGGCACTCCCTCTGGCTGCAGGTCTGGAGATTGAAGCAATAGTAATTGTTAAATAA